A segment of the Balaenoptera musculus isolate JJ_BM4_2016_0621 chromosome 9, mBalMus1.pri.v3, whole genome shotgun sequence genome:
aggcactttttaaaaaccagaatttAGGCTAACCCcttaaattatgtaaataatagAACTGTGCACATGTTGTATCAGGACAGGAATACTGTTTGGGGGATGGGGTGTGCTACCACGTGCATTCCGGGGAAGGTCTTTTAAATCATATCAACGTTAAGACGAGTTTCCTCCCTTTTTTGGCTTTTCTCCACAGGTTCCCTTAGCCCAGTCGGAGGCATTCCTCACGGACCTCTTGGATAAAGTGTGCGAGCGAATGAATGACTACAAGCTCGAAGAAGACCCCGTGACTAAGGAGAAGACTTTCAAGAGATTTGCTCCAAGGAAAGgagacaaaatatacaaagaatttttaaaattctatttttattctgatgCTTACAGACATTTGAAATTCGCGGTAAGCTATCTTCTACGCAGAGGAATTCCGTACTCCATGCACAGGTtttggtaccttttttttttgctgtttgtttgggttttggttGAGTTTCAAGACATGCCCATTAAAATGTTATCTATTAGCTTTGTTGTCCTGCTGCTTTCTCAGTGTTAACCGCGCACTTAGTGACTTGCCTTTTGAGACACCTAGGGGCTGTGTTATTTCATCTCCGTGGAGACAGTTAAGTGATATTTTCCAGAAAGTGCGTTACAAATCCCAGTGACTTGGAGGCACAGTTTGCACGTTGCTTTGCTCCTGGGGACGGTTGGGAAGAGGACTCAGTCCGTCCCCCGTGCCCGGGCAGGTCTCTTACAAGTTCCCACGTCAGGAATCAGGGACTGTGGTTCCGAGgttaaaatccaaattaaaatgaatgtcgttttcaaatatttatagcCACATGATGGAGGGAGAGTGACACacgtcacttttttttttcccaaggcttcacagaaaagagagaatttttttttcctgagttcaTTCAAGTATTTTAGCACAAACTCAGTTAAACAAAGGCTTAGAATGATAGTTGGCCTTATGCCGCATTTCCTCCCATCATAATGTTTATTTCACGTGAATGCTGGCCTCTGGCTCTCTAGAATGTGCCTGGCGAAATATATAGCGAGAGATTTCACTTTACTTAATGCTATTGAGTCAGACCAAGTGATGGGAAAGCCTGTTTGAGAAATATCTTTGGTTCACACGTTGGCCAAAATGTCAGACATGCTGAACCCCTGGTATAAGGGCTGCAGCTGACTTTTgaagatttcattttaattaaaaagtcaagGCAATAATTCAGGGCTAAAAGTACTGTAGAATGGGAATCGCAGTGAGGAAGTGTGTTTGTATCTCACAGGTCTTCCATAAACATGTAACAgtggaatttaaatattttaaaatgccatttaaaaaattttagcttCTCCCTTAATGAACTCGGGAAATGAGTTACTGGTCTCCAGTGAACACTCTTTACAATCACAGTTCCTAAGCTTGTGCTTCTCCAACGCAGACACACGCTCCAGTCAGAATTTAAGATTTTGGGGTGCGTGGGTACATTTGAGCTCCCTCTTCTCTGGAAAGtcagatttggggtggggggaagcaaaGTGAAATTATGGATGGATCTCTTAAGTGGTATGAAGAGAAACTTTCCTGAGTAACTGAAAAGCCCCGTTATCCTGAGTGCAATTGAAGATGCACTTGTGTTTTGATTGCTGAGAAAGCTTAATTATTTTCACACTTCAGACCCTGTTTTAAAACCACAAAATGGATTATTATGTTAAATCTAAAGGAAACTGGTTTAACCATTTCAAGGAACCGTGTTCTCTAaagtttcaaaacaaacaaacaaacaaacaaaaatgaagactTTCAGCTCCATAAATAGGAGCTCCATCCCTCCTGTTCCTTTCCATTCCAGTGTGAGGAAGAGGAACAAATACAAAGAACCATTTTCCTGCCTCACCCTCGTCTTTCAACACGACTAATCAGTTAGCCAAGTCTCAGGAAAATGATGCAATTAGCATTCTGGGAAGAGGGTTAATCCAATGCAGTGATGTCTTAAACCAAAAGGGCTAATAAAAATGGACCACCTTGGtaacatgattttatatttttagctaaTAAAACTGTGACAAGTCCTTCCTAACAAGATGTCCTGTGAGTGCATATCTATCCACATATGTTGTTATTCTGTTTCCACAGTGTGAAACTAGAATGGAAGAGTACGAAGATGAAATATTCTCACTTATCGCCCAGGAGGCACACTAGCTCACTGACAAGCTGTGCAGTGAAAAATCAGGTACTGTGTCTGATGTAGCATGCGCCCTCTCCCTGGCCCACCCCTCTCTCGAGCCCAGCActgcagcatcttttttttttttttcaaaccaagCCTCGCTGTCTCCCTGCCACTGACGGGGTCTCCACTGAATCAGAAACGACGCCATGtgagagaaagcaaacaaacaaacctcaggGCTATGAGGCCTTGCTAGCTGCACTTCTTCTCCTcgacattttaaatgaatttaaaaatgctttgtttcCAATTGGGATTGCAAGAATCCAAAGcgtttctctttttaaacttttagagCTGGGTTCTCCATCCTGGACCAGGGAAGGAGAATCCCTTTATGACTTGTGTACTTACCTCCACCAACAGAAAGTGGGATCTTTCTTTAGGAAGAAATTTCAAacgtttttctgtttgtttatttggtgctggaatttttttcaagttccttTCCCAGCATACctacttcttaaaaatttttttctggtagaGGGTGGAAAATAATACTTGATTCGTATTCTtaagcacacacatgcatatgtacaATAAGAAGCTAGAAAACACTGCCAgaagtttcttttctatatacAGAGTTGAAACACAGGACCACCGTGACCCGACCCTCCATTTGGTTGAACACACACCTTTTAGTCTGTATCACGttgatccttttaaaatacatttacaagAATGTAGTACAAGTCGTACATTCTTTTCAGATATCTTTGAAAAAATGAATGTGATATATGGAGACACTGATTGAAAGCTGGGGGAAATACTTTGATGCAATTATGGAAGCTTGAGATGTTTAGCATTCGGCAATTgtttataataaagtataatatacCTACAGCCATAGGATCAAATTTAGTGCTGAAGTCCTTAAAATAACAGTTACTGTGATTAGAAGGTAAATATTTGTCATCCAAAGTTACTGAACAAGAAAGTAGCAAATTTCCATGAACATGATGATGTTGTCTTACTCTGAGTAGATAATGGGGTTGTTCTCTGTTTAAAAGCCAGTTTAGTTGGGAATTTGAAGAAGAGTATGGTGAAATGATGTAGTCAGGATATAGCCAGGAATTGAAGAGCTTTTTCCATTGATTTTGATATGTACTGTTGTAACTTGTGAAATTCACATAAATAAGTGCATAGTCACAATTTcccaaagaaattattttggaagGTTTTCAAGCTATTCAGAGGTGAATGTGTGCGTTAAGATGTAAGCAAAAATGTAACGATGTTGAgaatatttgttttcctatttttttctcataaaggaTTTGGGCTTGTCATAATCATCTATGGTAAATGCAAATCATTTGCTGTATGAACACCTGCTGAAATATTACAAAAGTCTTGAGAAAGTTTCACCAACTCTTTATGGCAGTAGTTGCCTCAGATAATAAGGTTCTGAGGAAAGACTCTGTTCCCAAGTGCTGCAATTTGGCTTAATTTCGATAATATTAACTAtctcttttcattccttctgcatatttataattagaaataaaaattaatattatcctAAAGAAAATACAAGCATAAAGCATAAACTTAGGATATGTGCAATATTACTAgtgtaaaataaaacatgatcaaATAATTCTTAATAGCAtcgattttaaaaaaaactgattaagTGCTTACACTGTAAACATAAGTATCAGTGCCCCAGAACTATTGAGAACACAAGGTAGCCACTCCAAAGAGTAAACCACCACGTGGCTGCTACGTAGTAAAGTGGAGTGAGTTTTTTCAGGTTGTTTCTCTGTGAAACATACTTATGGATGTTCTAAACcacttataaattaaaaactagGAATACAGTAATCCTAAAAAGAGATAAGAATCCCTGCCCTCCTAAACCCCACTATTATTGAAGTAAGTAAACCTCATGACAAGATAAAGagtttttcaaacttaaaaattattgccAGGAAAAAACTAAAGTGACACAGCAATGAGAATAATTCCAATTAATgactgcagcaacgaagatgtaATACGTTTTAACATATTGGGATGCTTTCGGAAATTTGTGTAAAAGGTGAGACTCTCGTATTGTAGAAAAAGTCCAGAAGCTTTTAAACATAGTCTAATACAAGTACAGTAGGTTTCCTACGATAGCATGACATTCACCCTCTGTTTTGTAAAGGCGATGCTTTATTTTGTGCTGTTGTACCACAGTTTTGCTATGATCCCTCTGCACGATTTAAacgatgttttaaaaatatgactctgtgtgtgtgtgtgtgtgtgtgtgtgtgtgtgtgtgtgtgtgtgtgtttattggaGGCTATGAAAACTACATTAACCAGTAACTCTGTACCTAGTATAGACTATGAGCAGACACTGTACTGAGAGCTCGTAAAATGTCCACATTGCTTTTAGGGAGAttaataatcttttcaaagataGATATTTCTAGGACTAGAGGTTTGAATGGAAGTTTAGTCCCTTTATATGCTTTATATGCaccttatatgtgtgtgtgtgaattttgcttttttctatttcatgtagaccttttcactttatttttaacaattacaTGGGAGCAGATGAGGGCACATTCACAGACTTTAACATTTCAGCTGTAGAGGTATAATTGACCTAGAAAATTGTaaggtatttaaagtgtacatcatggtgatttgatatgtgtgtacattgtgaaaggattccccccatctagttaattaacacatgtatgattctttaaaatattaatattctaaGGCTCACCCCCTACACAAAATAAATGGGGAATAATGGAGGAAACATATCTTATGTTAAACTTAAAATGACTCtgtttggctttaaaaataacaatttcgtGAGATTTTCATAAACATGTGTCATCCTTTCAACGAATGAAAAACGTCTCAGTGAAAGGCTATGGGTCTGCAGATGGATCTGCAGATACCACTATAGCTTTATTCACTGGATAGAAGAAAAGTTATCAAATACACCCTGTTTGGGGAGCATGAGACAGTAATAGTGGTAGCAGGTTATTTCTTACgtatctccttttctttcccaggCATGAAATAAAAGTGAGTTCATTAGATTTTCCTTGTTCAATGTTTTGTGGCACATGACTCAGGCTTTTCCAGATTGTCGTTTTAATGTCTTGaagtaaaaatggtattttaaaatcttaataataTATAAGGTCATGATTAAAAAGATAGCTATACTACACTCAAGGTAGAACATGTCACTCTAGATTATGGATAAATGGATACTCTGGTCTTTGGAGGTTTTCATTAGGTAGAGTGAGGGTataaacacaaatacataaatatgttttGTATACATATCACTTCTGCTTTGATATCAaatcttaacatttaaaaacatcagACCAATGAGAATTTGTGACACGATCATTTTGAATGCCACAGATGGAATAAGGTCTCAGATATCCAGAAACGTTTAGCCTACATTTAAAGTAAAAGCATTTTGACCTTTTTGTATAGATTTCCAAGCACTAATGGGGGTGTTAAAttctaatattcaaaataattacttTCAAGGCTAATAAATCATACAAAATAATACGAAGGCTGGcctatttcctattttaaataaattacatagcTAAAATAAACCGTAGCCCAGTCTAAAGAGAGCTGGCATTAATTGCTGCCAGTTGGAAATGTACTGTGTATGCAAGCGTCATTGCCTCTCTGCTGCTTGGATTAAATGCCCAGCGCACTGATTCCCTGTCTCGAGTATTCCTTAAATACTCCCATGACCACCGGCAAGATGATACAACCCCTGGGCTTTGTTTCAGAATACTCCAGGAAAAAATACTGGAGATGGGACAGGAATAGCAGTGGCTGACCGAGCTGCAGGGGGGTAGATTACATTCTTCTTTCTACTCTTGTGTGTATTTGAAAATGTCcataagaaagtttaaaaaaaaatgtgcttccACAAGAATGTGCTTTTGCAGAAAGTAAATTATGACTTATGGGCTGGTGTTAAATGTGATAGTGATGCcatctaacttttttttcccagGTCTGTGTGAAACTTCTACTAATCACACTGAACTCTAGGAATGACGGTGCTGCGAGTTAGAGGAGAGACAAGTCACAGCCCCCAAGGTCAATGTCTGCATTTCTGTCTTCATGTTTCTTCATGAGAAGAAACTTTACGTCTCTTGTTCGTACTGCATTGTCTCATGtttgatattttattgaaaatctCTTGTTTGGCATCATGACGAGCCCCAATTCTTTCTATAGGTGAAGCTGAGGGGTGCATGAAACGAATTACCTTTGTAGATTTTGATATAAACAGGCTTGGCAGGAAAGCATTTAACTCAGTAATAGGAAAAAAGTGAAgacatttcataaatgaaataagGATTTAATAACGTGTACTGTATATTTCATGCACATATACAAGTATAGTGTTCTGTTTGATAAAAACTTGATTTGATTTCATAAATACTTGATTAGtcatgaaattaagaaaacatattgcTGCAAATTCCAGGTTAATTTTTCTGGGCTGTATGGCTGTCACTGAAAGAAGCGAACTCACTTTATATCaggaatgaaatttaaatttctagaaaccttaagtttaaaaactttttaatgtctaaaatttaattaaatgcatAAAAAACAGTGAGTACTTTTACAAGGAACAATAACTATATTGGCCTTTCTGATGCATACATCCTGAATTCAAATGATTTAGAAAGTTGATttattattcatgtatttattatcATGTAGTCTTAAAGGATGATACCAGTggccatgttttgttttgctgcaaACTCTCCTGTCGTTCCTTTGTTTATTAAAGAATTTCACCTAACATTTAGCGTGTAGATTTTACTACTAACCAACCTATCATTCTTTCTATGGATGTTTTTGTAGGTGTGGAGATGGAAGGAGAGGTGGGAACTTATGGAAAATTGCCTTTTGACCACGTTAATAACAGAGTGTAGTAATAATCTCACTCTTGGAGATTTCATTGTCTCTGTTAAGTTTACATTCATTGGAATATAACTTTAATCATTTAAAAGGTCAGGACCTATTTTACACTTGTTTTAAAGAAGAAGTTCTCATTGTTGTCTCTGAGAGTTTACTAGGTAGGATGCTTATACTTTGTTATGTGGATTACTATTTGCTAAGAATAAGCCAAGACCAATGAATCCATTTCACTGAGGAGTGGAGAGTGGAATAGAGCAAAGtccccaaaacaaaaactatttgcCATATGTTACCTGATGGCCTAGAAAGCACATTACTTAAGCCACTCAACTGACTCGTCAGGAGGAAACAATTCTTACATTTAGAAAAATTTgccaaaatgaagagaaagaggtttccattcttctccttttcccacCTCAACTCTTATTAAAAGTTAGATTTTTAAAGTGAACTTCATTTATTTGGGAAAACTGAGAAGGTTTGTGATTTTTTGATACGTCTGTAGCTGGCTAAGTAGTATAGATCCTACATATTATAACCCAATGAGGCTGCACTGCATACAActgataaaaaatggaaataggatTTAAGAATAATTAGCATCATTTTTCAGTAGGGTAGTAAAATTGTGACTTAAAACATAGTCCCTATAACTTTAGTAAACTTAgctatttaagtttaatttaGCATTTCAAAAAATGAGTCATAAACATTTTCCTAACTTAGGCTTCCTTGGTAAATGCACTAAACTGTTTCTTCACGGGAACATATAGAGACACTGGCACAAAGTTCCCTCGAAAACCATAACATTTGTGATTGTAGAAGTGTTGGCTGCGGTCCTTCCATACCCTCAATGGTAAATCTGACAAATTCTCACATCTAGACAGTACTAATGAATTTAAGAGAATTTAAGAGAATTTAAGAGATTTTGGGCTTTTGTTTCCCACCTAAAGGACCGTGGGGAGGTATGCCTTCCCTCCACTGATGGCTGTTTCTCATGGATATTGAGGCTTCTGCTTTGACTGGAGAGAACCAGACATCTTGCCTCTGATGGGGAATATCTTAAGGTTTTGCTAAATAgggcttttccattttttcttgctTCCCAGTAAAAATAATCTTGTCTCTTGCAAGATTTTCAATATCTCACGACTTAGataattgttttctttccagATCGAACTTGTTAAACGCATGTACATGTTTGTAGTTACTGATTAACACTACATTTGAGTGAGCCACTGCATTTCTTATGGCTGCGATGACTTAAGTTTCCCTCTGGGTGTGGTGAGGCTGTGCTGCTTTTAAATGAACAATAATGAGAGAGTAGCTGACTGCTGGCTTTGCCAGGCCTCCAAACACATTCCTGCCTTTTAATGACTTTTATTgaccaaaaacaaagcaaaagcaaaaagccagaaaaaaaaaaaaaaggaagaaaaagaaacaaaacaacacctAGGGTGTGACAGAAAAGTTTCTTAGAGCCCATGAAAAGCACCTAATTCTGGGTCAGAAGAGAATCTCAGAGAAAAGGTAGGGAGAGATTTATAATGCTTATGAAAATAATGTGGAGAGAAGACGTGTTTCAGGTGGATGATTTCAAATCGTACTTTTATGAGATGGTTTTTTTGGGTCTCCATGGAAGACTTCTGTGAGCCTCTTCTCATAAAGAAAAGACCAAATTGGCTGAGATGAACAGCTTATATTTTGTTATGTGGATTACGATTTGCTAAGAATAAGCCAAGACCGATGAATCCATTTCACTGAGGAGTGGAGAGTGGAATAGAGCAAAGTCCCAAATGGGAGAGATCAATACTTGATTTACTAAAGCaagccctaaaaaaaaaagtcaataactggttatatttttttatacctATTTCTCTGCTTGGctgatatttattcatatatgtaATAGCattatctaaataaatattttaaactatatatcaatcttaaaattcacattgtaatgaaatatgagaaaaagCCAGTCTTTGATGTGATCATGTAGCCTGTTTTAAAATCTCATACAAATCTATGAGCTAATCTTAAATCTTGAAACCCATTCAATGGCATATTTCATAGTTTTATACCAAAATGCAATTAACAACGATATTATACTGTTACAATAAAAGGTATACCCATTAgatatgtgtgtttttattatgatttttaaccTATAATTTAATTTCCCTTTATAAGTTTCTTAAACTCCTCAGGTTATTTGCTTTTAGAGCaaggaactaaataaataaaaggtcaaatgcaatgaatgaaattgaaataTGAAAGTCATTGCCCTTATATTACCTAGGGAAAGAGGCAGGAAATGGCATGGTTCTCTCTGGGAGTCATACTTGCTGCCCCTTGCCCTAAACATGTATTTGCTGAGGAAGCAGGATCCACTCTTTTTGTCCGTTTTCAGGACCTGCCCTGCTCAAAGGAGATGGtgattaaatttaatataatattggCTCATTTGTCTGTAGGGCCATCACCTGAAACATCAAGCTTTGCTTCCTAAGGACAGTTTGTGGAAGTGGAGTCTAAAACGTCAGATACAGCTCTGTGCCCTTCCCGATTCTCGGGGGACTCTGGagatggatgggtagatagaAACATAGGTACGTAGATGCAGCCTACAAACCTACATACATAGATATGAATAAAGTCAGGACACAGACAGGTCCGCTAAAGCTTTGACTGCTCCAGGGTGATCCCAGAAAAAAAGTGTCTAGAAATTTCTTTAattccttaaaggaaaaaattattcctATATTCCCATCTTGATTTTCAAGATTTtcgagaaagaaaaaatatacccTACATCATAACACACATAGAAACACAACagcaaaatatttatgaaacatatTCGTTAAGAAgttactggaaaacaaaaaatgctCCGAGGTTACATGGGAAATGTATTAGAATGTTATTCTAATATGGCTTATTATTGTGGAGGCTCAGATTTCAAGGAACTGTGGGTCAAAATTGTATCCCCCCCACCAAACATAATAGCGCAAAGTAGCCCAATACATAATAGCCCAATACAATGACGTAAGCAATTAAATACGTAGAATAGAGTTGTATTCCATTGAACCACAGTGTCGGACAAAGTTCCTGAACTGCCGACTTGGTTGATCTATGATGCAAGTCAGAGGCATACCTGCCTTGCTTTAGAGCAGACAAAGATTCTAGTAACTTCTTTCTCCTTTCGGGATTGTTAATAAACCAACATCTAAGGAATGTAAGTTACATAATGGAACGTTGGAAGCCCAATGTCAGCTAATTAAGTGTGGCTACGACTCGGAAAGATCCTGTAAGTGataagttaaaatattaatacCAATTTCAAACTTCTTGAATAGAGAGGTTGGCACCTGAAGAGTTAGAATGTATCCTGACATTTTATATTAAAGGTTTGCCTCAAAGCTGCTTTCTGAACAAGTGGGGATTTCTCTGCTGCATGTCCTCTGATATCAGCCCATGAAAGGTGACGATAATCCTGGGGGTGACACCATTGTCCACAGAGAGAAGATTTCAATCAGGTGATCTTCATTGTCTGATAGAAATGATCTTTATGGCTTTGTTGTTCTTCATCAAAGGGCCCCGATTAAGCATCTTCATGCCCTGTGGTTTGTAGAAGAAAGCAGAGAACCAAAAAATAGACTATTTGGTCCCCATTAAAAATGGACCCTATTTAAAGCACCATGGTATTAAAACAGAGCAAAATCTAATACAAATGCAGCTTCAATAAGTGTTATTAAATTATTAGACCTTTAGGTGAAAACATACCCTCGAACTGCCTTTATATGCAATCAAAGCCGCGATTAAATATTAATGCCCTAAGATTAAAGGGTCACTTGAGTGGGTTTTTTTAAGCAATACCCCCAAATGGTGAACAGCAGATGTTGCAAATTAGCTCCATTTTGTACACTTTGTGGGCACTAAAACCTGGACCAGTTTTGAGAGTGAAAACCCCAAGGGTCTGGCGCAGCCGTAGGTAGCTGCCCTGTGTGCCTGCAGGTGTGCTGTGATTCTTTCGTGTCAGCCGTTCTTGCATCCTCTTCCTGGTGCTATGCAAGGTCCTTCCACAGAAAGAGAAGCACCTGGAGCCGAGTTTGTGTTAAAACAAAGCCGAGGACAAGCTGCTGATCGTCCATTCGGATTAAGGGTATGATACATTCAGCCTTGAGAAAGGAatacttttttcttgtttagaaatccttttccttcttctgagtGTCTGAGGCTCAGATCCAGCAGAGCCTTAGTTTCTGTCGTTGCTGTGACTCATTCCCAGCAGTGGTAGCTCCGTCTCCTGCACTAACCCGGCCCTGATGACCTGCAGCCACCCCAGGACTCAGGCCCAAGCAGGGGGACCAGAGGCCCTGCTCCTCTCTGGTGAGGCTGTCACGTGGCCCTTGGGGAGCCCCAGAGCACTGGCACTGAGGGGGTGCCCCGGGCAGGTGAGGGGAgcggggcccggggcggggcAGCCCCTTGGTCGTCCGTGGTGTCCTGCATCCCTGCTCTGAGCAGCCCCATGCCCTTGAACCGACTGTCCTTGTCCTGGGTCCCATGGGAGCAGAGCTCTCCGCTGGCCAGCCCGTTGGGCTCACACAAAGCCTCGTGAACAGAGGGGGGCACGGGAGCTGACTTTCTCCCATTTGTTTTCATTGATCTGAACCCCGGGAGGCAGTCCGGCTGGCGGCCCTTCTCTTAGTCTGGCAGCAGAAATGGAGCTTCAGAGTCAGATCTGAGTTAGCAATGTACCCAAACCCACCCGCTCCCCGAAGCCCCTCGTCCACCCGCAGACTTGGGGCAGGCGGGCCCGTGACCTGACTCCGCCCCGCGAGCCAGGTGGCCACGTCGGCCGGCACCACTGCCGGACTCCTGGCACCTGCCCTGTGTTGGGCTCATTTCACAGCAACTGTCCCCATCATGACTCCCCCCGGTCAAGCCCCCCAGAGCTGAGACGCCCCCGCTCTCTGCACACCTGGCTGTGCCCAGCGGGCCCCTGCACATGACAAGGCCCCGTGGTGGGTGCTGAGAGGGACACAAGGAAAGGTGGCCATGCCCGTGAGCAGGGCACCCTCCATGCCCTGTGGAACGGGACCCCGACGTGGGAACGGGGAGGTGAGGAGGTTGACCTCGGCAGGGTCTTTGGCATGAGAGCTGGTGCCTCCTTGGGTGGACCAGGGCCGGTCTCCTGTCTTCCTCCTGCAAGGGTCACCTCTTCCCGGGCGACCAGCCCCTTAGAGATCAGCAGTGGTTGCAGAGACGGAAAGGGCCCTGCTGGAGACAGTGAGGAAGTGCTGACACTAGGCCCTGCCGACGACAACATCTGGATTTGGAGACTGTACGCTCCTGTCAGTGGCCTTTGGTGGGAGTGAGAGAAGGAATCTGATAAGGCGAGGAGATCGTGAAGCCTGCCCGGTGCCGGGCGCCGAGGACAGAGGTGTCTTCGCCCCGAGCCCCTCAGGGACACCTCAGTGGAGGAGCCTCTCCGCAGGTGGACGTATCCTCAGCCGAGGGGCAGGGAACGGCGTGATCTCAGTCTGTTCTTGGTTTTGCAGGGGGACTGGCAGGAGGGCTGAGGGGGCCCCATCCGGCCCCCGGGGCCTCCACTGTGCACCCAGGGGCCCCACCATCTGGGCTTTCGTAGAACTGCAATCATCTGGGGGCTTGGGACATGGGCATTACTTGAGAGTCAAGCTACACACAAGCTCAGATTGGAAAATTATTTCATCTAGTTTTGGTAAATTTCAGTACAGTAGaaagcacttaatttttttaagtatttttctttttaaaaaaatatatttatttatttggctgcattgggtctttgttgcagcactcaggatctttcgttgtggcgcgtgggctcaggggccccgcagcacgtgggatcttagtttcccaaccaggggtcgagcctgcatcccctgcattggaaggcggattctcaaccactggaccgccggggaagtccccaaagcACAACTTTTTATTGGGTGCTTTAGGTTCTTACAGAGCTGAGGGTGCATGAGAGGGGGTGGATGCTCTGTGATCCCTTTAGAGTTTTTATGTTTGTGTCTGATGGTGCACCTGTGACCAGCCTGTGTCCTGGCAGCCTGGCAGGGGGAGCCTCCCACAGCCTGGGAACTGAGGGGCCCTGCCCAGCGGACCTTCTTTTATCTACGGGTCACCGCGCGGACCTCCAGCCTTGCTCTGCTGCTTTACCTGCCGGCTCGACCTCTGCGGTCACGAGCCCCCTGAGTGGACATTGCTGGTCTGTCTCCCCATCCTCCTCGGGAGACCACATCCAGGACCACCTAAGTGCCTGCTGCCCCCTGCTCTCTCTTTCTGGGGCCCACCGGGGCCACGCCATGGGAACCCTCGGCCCTCTGAATGTTCGGGAGGTGCCATTCAGACCAGAGCAGATGGACCAGGACAGGTGGGTGACCGCGGCCACCTCAGTCTGCCCCGACTAAGAAAACTGCAGACAAGGGCATTTCCGCCTCTTTAGCGTACCTTTCCTTCTTtaaaaccagacaaaacaaaatgaaaaccacaaaaccCCCTACATTCTTTCttataagtaaaaaga
Coding sequences within it:
- the CNPY1 gene encoding LOW QUALITY PROTEIN: protein canopy homolog 1 (The sequence of the model RefSeq protein was modified relative to this genomic sequence to represent the inferred CDS: substituted 1 base at 1 genomic stop codon) — its product is MEAGYINIGEIEFICDSAPFTMVPLAQSEAFLTDLLDKVCERMNDYKLEEDPVTKEKTFKRFAPRKGDKIYKEFLKFYFYSDAYRHLKFACETRMEEYEDEIFSLIAQEAHXLTDKLCSEKSGLCETSTNHTEL